The following proteins are encoded in a genomic region of Synechococcus sp. CBW1002:
- a CDS encoding transposase, translating to MGHGTLLTVISECGTDMRRWPTAKHFTSWLGLAPRNKVSGGRLLSSGTAVGSQSCPDYYLDGRASFGACADISRWISKTFSSEDWSPKGNHCNSTQVGRTLLPSITRWHIPC from the coding sequence ATGGGCCATGGAACTCTTTTGACTGTGATTAGTGAGTGTGGGACTGATATGAGGCGATGGCCAACGGCCAAGCATTTCACGTCATGGCTTGGCCTGGCCCCGCGGAACAAGGTATCTGGTGGAAGGCTTCTGTCATCAGGTACAGCGGTGGGGAGCCAATCCTGCCCGGACTACTATTTGGATGGCCGCGCAAGTTTTGGCGCGTGCGCAGACATCTCTCGGTGGATTTCAAAGACGTTTAGCAGCGAGGATTGGTCGCCCAAAGGCAATCATTGCAACAGCACGCAAGTTGGCCGAACTCTATTACCGAGCATTACGCGATGGCATATCCCTTGTTGA